In Streptomyces nojiriensis, one genomic interval encodes:
- a CDS encoding phage holin family protein codes for MTNFVVKTLANAAALAVAIWLLSGITLDDGSSTGRRALTLILVALVFGLVNLLVKPLVKLLSLPLFILTLGLFTLVVNALMLLLTSWLASKLDLSFHVDGFWTALLGGLIISIVSWAMNMVLPDKN; via the coding sequence ATGACGAATTTCGTAGTCAAGACGCTCGCCAATGCGGCGGCCCTGGCCGTCGCCATCTGGCTGCTTTCCGGCATCACCCTCGACGACGGCAGCAGCACGGGCCGACGGGCGCTGACCCTGATCCTGGTCGCTCTGGTCTTCGGCCTGGTCAACTTGCTCGTCAAGCCCTTGGTGAAGCTGCTCTCGCTGCCGCTGTTCATCCTCACCCTCGGCCTGTTCACCCTTGTCGTGAACGCCCTGATGCTGCTGCTGACCTCGTGGCTGGCCTCGAAGCTCGACCTCAGTTTCCACGTCGACGGCTTCTGGACCGCACTGCTCGGCGGCCTGATCATCTCCATCGTCTCCTGGGCCATGAACATGGTCCTGCCCGACAAGAACTGA
- a CDS encoding low molecular weight protein-tyrosine-phosphatase has protein sequence MYRVCFVCTGNICRSPMAESVFRAQVAAAGLGTLVEVDSAGTGGWHEGDGADPRTVAVLEAAGYEQDHRARRFRSSWFARLDLVIALDAGHLRDLRALAPTPQDAAKVRLLRSYDPAASAAETDVPDPYYGPLDGFEECLELVEAASPGLLDAVRAAVKEHTA, from the coding sequence ATGTACCGCGTCTGCTTCGTCTGCACGGGCAACATATGCCGCTCCCCCATGGCCGAGTCGGTCTTCCGTGCCCAGGTGGCGGCCGCCGGCCTCGGCACCCTGGTCGAGGTGGACAGCGCCGGCACCGGCGGCTGGCACGAGGGGGACGGCGCCGATCCGCGCACCGTCGCCGTCCTGGAGGCGGCCGGCTACGAGCAGGACCACCGGGCCCGCCGGTTCCGCTCCTCCTGGTTCGCCCGCCTGGACCTCGTCATCGCGCTCGACGCCGGGCATCTGCGGGACCTGCGGGCACTCGCGCCCACTCCGCAGGACGCCGCCAAGGTGCGGCTGCTGCGGTCCTACGATCCGGCGGCCTCGGCCGCGGAGACCGACGTACCGGATCCTTACTACGGGCCGCTCGACGGGTTCGAGGAGTGCCTGGAGCTGGTCGAGGCCGCGAGCCCCGGCCTGCTGGACGCCGTACGCGCCGCCGTGAAGGAGCACACCGCGTGA
- a CDS encoding cystathionine gamma-lyase encodes MNEYAPQETGAAALGDGTRAVRAGLPEAVKNEPPLPGPVFAAHFHLPGDVEGPYAYGRDTNPTWTLLERAIGELEAPGEDVHTIVFASGMAAVSAVLLSQAHTGDTVVLPDDGYQALPLLREQLEAYGIHVRTAPTGGDAQLAALDGARLLWIETPSNPGLDVCDVRRLVDAAHAGRTLVAVDNTLATPLGQRPLELGADFSVASGTKGLTGHGDVLLGYVVCRDPELAARVRRWRKIVGAIPGPMEAWLAHRSLATIQLRAHRQWANALAVAEALTHRTDVRGLRYPGLPTDRSHKTAARQMRGFGSVVSFTLPDRAHAERFMTALSLVEDATSFGGVRSTAERRGRWGGDAVPEGFIRFSAGAEDTEDLVADVLRALDHAGTP; translated from the coding sequence GTGAACGAATACGCCCCGCAGGAGACCGGAGCGGCCGCGCTCGGCGACGGCACCCGGGCCGTCCGGGCCGGACTGCCCGAAGCCGTCAAGAACGAACCGCCCCTGCCCGGACCGGTCTTCGCCGCCCACTTCCACCTCCCCGGCGACGTCGAAGGCCCGTACGCCTACGGGCGCGACACCAACCCCACCTGGACGCTGCTGGAACGGGCGATCGGGGAGCTGGAGGCCCCAGGCGAGGATGTGCACACGATCGTCTTCGCCTCCGGCATGGCGGCGGTCTCCGCCGTCCTCCTCTCCCAGGCGCACACCGGCGACACCGTGGTCCTGCCCGACGACGGCTACCAGGCCCTGCCCCTGCTGCGCGAGCAGCTGGAGGCGTACGGGATCCACGTGCGCACCGCTCCGACCGGCGGCGACGCCCAGCTCGCGGCCCTCGACGGGGCCCGGCTGCTGTGGATCGAGACCCCTTCCAACCCCGGGCTCGACGTGTGCGACGTACGCCGCCTCGTGGACGCGGCGCACGCCGGCCGGACCCTGGTCGCCGTCGACAACACCCTGGCCACCCCGCTCGGGCAGCGGCCCCTGGAGCTCGGGGCGGACTTCTCGGTGGCGAGCGGCACCAAGGGCCTCACCGGCCACGGCGACGTACTCCTCGGGTACGTCGTCTGCCGCGATCCGGAGCTCGCCGCCCGCGTCCGGCGGTGGCGCAAGATCGTCGGTGCGATCCCGGGGCCCATGGAGGCCTGGCTCGCGCACCGCTCCCTCGCCACGATCCAGCTGCGCGCCCACCGCCAGTGGGCCAATGCACTGGCCGTCGCCGAGGCGCTGACGCATCGGACGGACGTGCGCGGACTGCGCTACCCGGGGCTACCCACGGACCGCTCCCACAAGACGGCCGCCCGGCAGATGCGGGGCTTCGGGTCCGTGGTCTCCTTCACCCTGCCCGACCGCGCGCACGCGGAGCGGTTCATGACCGCCCTGAGCCTGGTCGAGGACGCCACGAGTTTCGGCGGGGTACGGTCCACCGCCGAGCGGCGCGGACGCTGGGGCGGCGACGCCGTCCCGGAGGGCTTCATCCGCTTCTCCGCCGGCGCCGAGGACACCGAGGACCTGGTCGCGGACGTGCTGCGCGCCCTCGACCACGCGGGCACCCCCTAG
- a CDS encoding LysR family transcriptional regulator, whose protein sequence is MDLTLLRTFVAVHRAGSFTRAATLLGLSQPAVTSQIRTLERQLGRPLFHRRARGVTPTAVGDELAHKAAPHLDALLRITEAEREAAGALRTLHVAGPPEFLCLRVLPALALLVGQGHTLRAAPQTDAEATLDGLAAGHHDLVVTTAHPRGGLFTATALCDEEHVLVAAPYWAALVDRDRLGEEGSAALDGIPLVEVHESLPLVTRYWAAVFDTLPDARSLAATVVVPDLRAVLECVRAGAGLAVLPRYLCQDALDSGRIVALAEPAVPPLRTWFLVVRTGSLALAHLARAHDRLLDAAVHW, encoded by the coding sequence ATGGACCTGACCCTGCTGCGCACCTTCGTCGCCGTCCACCGGGCCGGCTCGTTCACACGCGCGGCCACCTTGCTCGGACTGTCCCAGCCCGCCGTGACCTCGCAGATCCGCACCCTGGAGCGTCAGTTGGGGCGCCCGCTCTTCCACCGCCGGGCCCGTGGCGTCACCCCCACCGCCGTCGGCGACGAGCTGGCACACAAGGCCGCCCCGCACCTCGACGCCCTGCTGCGGATCACCGAGGCCGAGCGGGAGGCCGCCGGCGCGTTGCGCACCCTCCACGTCGCCGGGCCTCCCGAGTTCCTGTGCCTGCGCGTGCTGCCCGCCCTCGCCCTCCTGGTCGGCCAGGGCCACACCCTGCGCGCCGCCCCGCAGACCGACGCCGAGGCCACCCTCGACGGGCTCGCAGCCGGCCACCACGACCTCGTCGTCACCACCGCCCACCCCCGGGGCGGGCTCTTCACCGCCACCGCGCTGTGCGACGAGGAGCACGTCCTGGTCGCCGCGCCCTACTGGGCCGCCCTCGTCGACAGGGACCGGCTGGGCGAGGAGGGTTCCGCCGCGCTGGACGGCATCCCGCTGGTCGAGGTCCACGAGAGCCTGCCGCTCGTCACCCGCTACTGGGCCGCCGTCTTCGACACGCTGCCCGACGCCAGGTCCCTGGCCGCCACCGTGGTCGTACCCGACCTGCGGGCCGTACTGGAGTGCGTCCGGGCCGGCGCCGGACTCGCCGTCCTGCCCCGCTACCTGTGCCAGGACGCCCTCGACAGCGGTCGGATCGTGGCGCTGGCGGAGCCTGCGGTGCCGCCGCTGCGCACCTGGTTCCTGGTCGTACGGACGGGGAGCCTGGCCCTCGCCCACCTCGCCCGGGCGCACGACCGACTGCTGGATGCCGCAGTGCACTGGTGA
- a CDS encoding NUDIX domain-containing protein has product MTERPVVKRTARAILLDGDDLILIKRTRPGVDPYWLTPGGGVEPSDPTVVDALHREVHEELGAKITDVVPCFVDTVEHIADRGVTGVKVQHFFVCRLESMDPNLRHGPEVDEPEGEYEIVRVPFSRVGIAAVHLVPLSLRHYLDGNIEGVRAMHAPDLG; this is encoded by the coding sequence ATGACCGAACGTCCCGTGGTCAAACGCACCGCCCGCGCGATCCTGCTCGACGGTGACGACCTGATCCTCATCAAACGCACCAGGCCCGGCGTCGATCCGTACTGGCTCACCCCCGGCGGCGGAGTGGAGCCCTCGGACCCCACCGTCGTCGACGCCCTCCACCGGGAGGTCCACGAAGAACTCGGCGCGAAGATCACCGATGTGGTGCCCTGCTTCGTCGACACCGTCGAGCACATCGCCGACAGAGGGGTGACCGGCGTGAAGGTGCAGCACTTCTTCGTCTGCCGCCTCGAATCGATGGACCCGAACCTCCGGCACGGCCCCGAGGTCGACGAGCCCGAGGGCGAGTACGAGATCGTCCGCGTGCCCTTCAGCCGGGTGGGCATCGCCGCCGTCCACCTCGTCCCGCTGTCCCTGCGGCACTATCTCGACGGCAACATCGAGGGTGTCCGCGCCATGCACGCTCCCGACCTGGGCTGA
- a CDS encoding globin domain-containing protein, whose translation MLEARHRMDAPPTRSDRRESARISGEGGAIEPSPDAVLIRRTLAEIAPVADKVTSYFYALVFTGHPEVRGMFPAAMDVQRDRLLKALLTAAEHIDNPAVLVPYLRRLGAGHRKYGTMAGHYPAVGEALVGALSRYARDSWGPETQAAWVRAYTGISQIMIDAAAEEEVKAPPWWHAEVVSHDLRTPDIAVLTVRPDQPYPFLAGQYASLETPWWPRVWRHYSFASAPRADGLLSFHVKAVPAGWVSNALVRHARPGDVLRLGPPAGSMVVDHTTDNGMLCLGGGTGIAPIKALIEDVAGHGERRPVEVFFGARSDSDLYDKDTLLGLQRSHPWLSVRPVVGDGLAGQLPHAVGEHGPWSSYDAFISGPPAMIRNGVDELLRIGIPCERIRHDAVEELAGIAG comes from the coding sequence ATGCTCGAAGCGAGGCACCGCATGGACGCTCCGCCCACCAGATCGGACAGACGCGAATCGGCCCGGATATCCGGCGAGGGCGGTGCGATCGAGCCCTCACCGGATGCCGTACTCATCCGCCGGACCCTCGCGGAGATCGCCCCCGTCGCCGACAAGGTGACCTCGTACTTCTACGCTCTGGTGTTCACCGGGCACCCGGAAGTGCGCGGCATGTTCCCCGCCGCCATGGACGTACAGCGGGACCGGCTGCTGAAGGCACTGCTGACCGCCGCCGAGCACATCGACAATCCCGCCGTCCTCGTTCCCTACCTGCGCCGACTGGGCGCCGGGCACCGCAAGTACGGCACGATGGCCGGTCATTACCCGGCGGTCGGCGAGGCCCTCGTCGGGGCACTGTCCCGGTACGCGCGGGACAGCTGGGGGCCCGAGACGCAGGCCGCCTGGGTGCGGGCGTACACCGGAATCTCCCAGATCATGATCGACGCGGCGGCGGAGGAAGAGGTGAAGGCCCCGCCGTGGTGGCACGCCGAGGTGGTCTCCCACGATCTGCGCACCCCGGACATCGCGGTGCTGACGGTCCGCCCCGACCAGCCCTACCCCTTCCTCGCGGGCCAGTACGCGAGCCTGGAGACCCCGTGGTGGCCGCGGGTGTGGCGGCACTACTCCTTCGCCTCGGCGCCGCGCGCCGACGGGCTGCTGTCCTTCCACGTCAAGGCCGTCCCCGCGGGCTGGGTCTCCAACGCGCTGGTGCGCCACGCCCGCCCGGGAGACGTACTGCGCCTGGGACCGCCGGCCGGGTCGATGGTGGTGGACCACACCACGGACAACGGGATGCTGTGCCTGGGCGGGGGCACCGGGATCGCTCCGATCAAGGCGCTGATCGAGGACGTGGCCGGACACGGCGAGCGGCGCCCGGTGGAGGTGTTCTTCGGGGCCCGCAGTGACAGCGACCTCTACGACAAGGACACGCTGCTGGGGCTCCAGCGCTCGCACCCGTGGCTTTCGGTGCGCCCGGTGGTCGGCGACGGGCTGGCCGGACAGCTGCCGCACGCGGTGGGTGAACACGGGCCGTGGAGCTCGTACGACGCGTTCATCTCCGGCCCGCCCGCGATGATCCGCAACGGAGTGGACGAGCTCCTGCGGATCGGCATCCCCTGCGAGCGGATCCGGCACGACGCCGTGGAGGAGCTGGCCGGCATCGCCGGCTGA
- a CDS encoding HAD family hydrolase, whose protein sequence is MTLLHLFDLDGTLMYGSAAPVEISRQLGLSAEIAELERAFGAQKMGPHQFSVAAHALWADLTPAHVRAAFDGAPWLAGIRDVWQEIRERGDYCAVISLSPSFFVELLLEWGAHAAHGSVFPEVPFTRPVEESGILTPEGKVRVADRLCAQFGVSRSDCVAYGDSVTDAMLFEAVPVSVAVNARPYLAERATYVYEGRDLREAYQLVGLTRPGVDAS, encoded by the coding sequence ATGACCCTCCTGCACCTCTTCGACCTCGACGGAACGCTGATGTACGGCTCGGCGGCGCCGGTCGAAATTTCCCGCCAACTCGGGCTGAGCGCCGAGATCGCCGAGCTGGAACGAGCCTTCGGCGCGCAGAAGATGGGGCCGCACCAGTTCTCCGTGGCCGCCCACGCACTCTGGGCCGATCTGACGCCCGCGCATGTCCGGGCCGCATTCGACGGGGCTCCCTGGCTCGCGGGGATCCGGGACGTGTGGCAGGAGATCAGGGAGCGCGGGGACTACTGCGCGGTGATCTCCCTGTCGCCGTCGTTCTTCGTGGAGCTGCTGCTGGAGTGGGGTGCGCATGCCGCGCACGGCTCGGTCTTCCCGGAGGTGCCGTTCACCCGGCCCGTGGAGGAATCCGGGATCCTGACACCCGAGGGCAAGGTGAGGGTGGCGGACCGGCTCTGTGCGCAGTTCGGTGTGAGCCGGTCCGACTGCGTCGCGTACGGGGATTCGGTGACCGACGCGATGCTCTTCGAGGCGGTGCCGGTCTCGGTGGCGGTGAATGCGAGGCCCTATCTCGCCGAACGTGCGACCTATGTCTACGAGGGCCGGGACCTTCGGGAGGCATACCAGCTCGTAGGGCTGACGCGCCCGGGAGTTGACGCATCTTAG
- a CDS encoding GNAT family N-acetyltransferase — protein MTPPHLTDLPIRALTVDDLRRCADLSEDRGWLREDHKWRLLLAAGNGYGVDAPDGQGLAAACVVTRYGDTHAGPELAAIGMVLVADRFARQGLGRRLMTHVCDDVLKGVPLTLHATPYGRPLYEELGFETTGRTEMLTGAFRHEGTPRAYGTSRVRPATAEDLPRILRLDAEVFGTDRTHMITRLPAFADRLVVAEDRSGDGALTGYAAAWPNMHTQVIGPLIAHDTATAQSLVTALALSTDRALRTDVDVRHEELLAWFKDRGLASVAFNAVMTRGIPGLPGDWTRRWAPLTVAAG, from the coding sequence GTGACACCACCACACCTCACCGATCTACCGATCCGGGCGCTGACCGTGGACGATCTCCGCCGCTGCGCCGACCTGTCCGAAGATCGCGGATGGCTCCGCGAGGACCACAAGTGGCGTCTGCTCCTCGCCGCCGGAAACGGCTACGGCGTCGATGCCCCGGATGGCCAGGGACTCGCGGCCGCCTGCGTCGTCACCCGCTACGGCGACACCCACGCCGGCCCGGAGCTCGCCGCCATCGGGATGGTCCTCGTGGCCGACCGGTTCGCCCGCCAGGGCCTGGGCCGCCGTCTGATGACCCATGTCTGCGACGACGTGCTCAAGGGCGTCCCCCTCACCCTGCACGCCACTCCCTACGGGCGCCCCCTCTACGAGGAGCTGGGCTTCGAAACCACCGGCCGCACCGAGATGCTGACGGGCGCCTTCCGACACGAGGGCACCCCCCGCGCGTACGGCACCTCCCGGGTCCGGCCGGCGACCGCCGAGGACCTCCCCCGCATCCTGCGCCTGGACGCCGAGGTCTTCGGAACCGACCGCACGCACATGATCACGCGGCTGCCTGCCTTCGCCGACCGGCTGGTCGTCGCCGAGGACCGCTCCGGAGACGGCGCACTCACCGGCTACGCCGCGGCCTGGCCAAACATGCACACCCAGGTCATCGGCCCGCTGATCGCCCATGACACCGCGACCGCCCAGTCGCTGGTCACCGCGCTCGCACTCAGCACCGACCGGGCACTGCGCACCGACGTCGATGTCCGGCACGAGGAACTCCTCGCCTGGTTCAAGGACCGGGGCCTGGCCTCCGTGGCCTTCAACGCCGTCATGACCCGGGGCATCCCCGGCCTGCCCGGAGACTGGACCCGCCGGTGGGCGCCGCTCACCGTGGCCGCGGGCTGA
- a CDS encoding GNAT family N-acetyltransferase, with protein MTDTPELTIRPATEADVPAIVAMLADDPLGATRESPDDLTPYLAALKRLTDDPNQHLVVAVRADRVVGTLQLTIVPGLSRKGATRSIIEGVRVHADERGGGLGTRFIEWAVEKSRAENCALVQLTSDVTRTDAHRFYERLGFTASHVGFKLQL; from the coding sequence ATGACCGACACCCCCGAGCTGACGATCCGGCCGGCCACCGAGGCAGACGTGCCCGCCATCGTCGCCATGCTGGCCGACGACCCCCTCGGCGCCACCCGCGAGTCCCCGGACGACCTCACCCCGTACCTCGCAGCCTTGAAGCGCCTGACCGACGACCCGAACCAGCACCTGGTCGTAGCCGTCCGCGCCGACCGTGTCGTGGGCACCCTCCAACTGACGATCGTCCCGGGACTCTCCCGCAAGGGAGCCACCCGTTCCATCATCGAGGGCGTCCGGGTACACGCCGACGAACGCGGCGGTGGTCTGGGCACCCGGTTCATCGAATGGGCCGTCGAGAAGTCCCGTGCCGAGAACTGCGCGCTGGTGCAGCTGACTTCGGACGTGACCCGGACCGATGCCCACCGCTTCTACGAACGGCTCGGGTTCACCGCCTCGCACGTCGGGTTCAAGCTCCAGCTCTGA
- a CDS encoding winged helix DNA-binding domain-containing protein, whose protein sequence is MSLPLVTTVERRHRLGLRHRLAPSARAETVAEAADSVVALHATDAATVFLSARARLAEGGPDAIERALYEDVSLVRLLSMRNTLFAVSAELAPHVDSSTARAIAAKERRSLLKHLDEDGQGLDAAWLAGAEAAALDALDARGPSTGSQLSAAVPALRQKITISRGKKYETEQGVATRVIRLLAADGRIRRDRPRGSWTSSQYRWVHTEPWPAVPAAEARAEIARRWLHAYGPATEADLKWWTGWTLTDVRKALAVVGPDQVRLEDGNTALVSPGDTGPEPEPEPWAALLPGLDPTGMGWADRGFHLDPAHRSALFDYAGNIGPTVWWNGEIVGGWAQRSDGEIVWRLLGSPGRAAEQAITAEAARLAAWVGEARITSRFRTPLERELVA, encoded by the coding sequence ATGAGCCTCCCTCTCGTCACCACAGTCGAGCGACGCCACCGGCTCGGCCTGCGCCACCGCCTGGCTCCGTCGGCCCGCGCCGAGACCGTCGCGGAGGCGGCGGACTCCGTCGTCGCCCTGCACGCCACCGACGCCGCGACCGTCTTCCTCTCGGCCCGGGCCCGGCTCGCCGAAGGCGGCCCGGACGCGATCGAGCGGGCGCTCTACGAGGACGTAAGCCTCGTGCGCCTGCTCAGCATGCGCAACACCCTCTTCGCGGTCTCCGCCGAACTCGCCCCGCACGTCGACTCCTCCACCGCCCGCGCGATCGCCGCGAAGGAGCGCCGCAGCCTCCTCAAGCACCTCGACGAGGACGGACAGGGACTCGACGCCGCCTGGCTCGCCGGCGCGGAGGCCGCCGCGCTCGACGCCCTCGACGCCCGCGGCCCCTCCACCGGCAGCCAGCTGTCCGCAGCCGTACCCGCGCTGCGCCAGAAGATCACCATCAGCCGCGGCAAGAAGTACGAGACCGAGCAGGGGGTCGCCACCCGGGTCATCCGGCTGCTCGCCGCCGACGGCCGGATCCGCCGTGACCGACCGCGCGGCTCGTGGACCTCCAGCCAGTACCGCTGGGTCCACACCGAGCCCTGGCCCGCCGTACCCGCCGCCGAGGCGCGCGCCGAGATCGCCCGCCGATGGCTGCACGCGTACGGTCCGGCCACCGAGGCCGACCTCAAGTGGTGGACCGGGTGGACCCTCACGGACGTCCGCAAGGCCCTCGCCGTCGTCGGCCCCGACCAGGTCCGCCTGGAGGACGGCAACACCGCCCTGGTCAGCCCCGGGGACACCGGGCCCGAACCGGAGCCGGAGCCTTGGGCGGCGCTGCTGCCCGGCCTCGACCCCACCGGCATGGGCTGGGCCGACCGCGGATTCCACCTCGACCCCGCCCACAGGAGCGCCCTGTTCGACTACGCCGGCAACATCGGCCCCACCGTGTGGTGGAACGGCGAGATCGTCGGCGGCTGGGCGCAGCGTTCCGACGGCGAGATCGTCTGGCGGCTGCTGGGCAGCCCCGGCCGAGCAGCCGAGCAGGCGATCACCGCCGAGGCCGCGCGGCTCGCCGCATGGGTGGGAGAGGCCCGGATCACCTCGCGCTTCCGTACTCCGCTGGAGCGCGAACTCGTCGCCTGA
- a CDS encoding serine hydrolase domain-containing protein, with protein MDELAEDLELLPATRRALRHRIAVAQSEGRAPSVVAAVLRGGEVVWEGSRTSVEGHGPDGDVQYRIGSITKTFTAVLVMRLRDEGLISLADPLEKHLPGTGVGLVTIAQLLSHTGGLAAETPGEWWERTPAELRPELGDVLGEDPFKLAPGTRHHYSNPGYTLLGSLVEAVRGRPWEEALRAEVLEPLGLERTSGQPQAPHAGGWAVHPWADVMMPEPLEDLGLMAAAGQLWSTTRDLARFAGFLLRGDERVLCAESVREMRTAAAPPEPGLAELGYGLGMQLMAVGARRLAGHSGSLPGFVAGLWLSEADDVAAVVLANCTSGLPASTVAADLVGIVADAEPRFPRPWRPFPESDHVPLELCGPWYWGTSAQVVRLTADGLLELGPVGASGRTARFRAEPDGSWTGLFGYYAGETLRAVRRADGSVSHLDLASFVFTREPYDAEAPVPGGVDPQGWRGIG; from the coding sequence ATGGATGAGCTTGCTGAAGACCTGGAACTTCTCCCTGCCACCCGGCGCGCGCTGAGGCACCGGATCGCCGTCGCGCAGAGCGAAGGGCGGGCGCCGTCCGTGGTGGCGGCCGTCCTGCGGGGCGGGGAGGTGGTCTGGGAGGGCTCCCGGACCTCGGTCGAGGGACACGGTCCGGACGGCGACGTCCAGTACCGGATCGGTTCGATCACCAAGACCTTCACCGCGGTCCTCGTGATGCGGCTGCGGGACGAGGGTCTGATCTCGCTCGCCGATCCGCTGGAGAAGCACCTGCCGGGGACCGGCGTCGGCCTGGTGACCATCGCCCAATTGCTCTCCCACACCGGAGGGTTGGCGGCGGAGACGCCCGGCGAGTGGTGGGAGCGCACCCCCGCCGAGCTGCGGCCCGAGCTCGGCGACGTGCTGGGGGAGGACCCCTTCAAGCTGGCACCGGGAACCAGGCACCACTACTCCAACCCCGGTTACACCCTGCTGGGTTCACTGGTGGAGGCGGTGCGCGGAAGGCCCTGGGAAGAGGCGCTGCGGGCCGAAGTGCTGGAGCCGCTGGGTCTGGAGCGCACGAGCGGACAGCCGCAGGCCCCGCACGCCGGCGGCTGGGCGGTGCATCCCTGGGCGGACGTGATGATGCCCGAACCGCTGGAGGACCTGGGGCTGATGGCCGCGGCCGGCCAGCTGTGGTCCACGACACGGGACCTGGCGCGGTTCGCAGGCTTCCTGCTGCGCGGTGACGAGCGCGTCCTGTGCGCCGAGTCCGTACGGGAGATGCGCACGGCAGCCGCGCCCCCGGAGCCCGGTCTCGCCGAGCTGGGCTACGGGCTGGGCATGCAGCTGATGGCCGTCGGCGCACGCAGGCTCGCGGGGCACAGCGGATCCCTGCCCGGCTTCGTCGCGGGGCTGTGGCTGAGCGAGGCGGACGACGTGGCGGCGGTGGTGCTGGCGAACTGCACCTCGGGGCTTCCGGCCTCGACGGTGGCCGCGGATCTCGTGGGGATCGTGGCGGACGCGGAACCGCGTTTCCCGAGGCCGTGGCGGCCGTTCCCGGAGTCCGACCACGTGCCGCTCGAACTGTGCGGACCCTGGTACTGGGGGACTTCGGCCCAGGTGGTGCGCCTGACCGCGGACGGGCTCCTGGAACTGGGGCCGGTGGGCGCGAGCGGGCGCACGGCCCGCTTCCGGGCGGAGCCGGACGGCAGCTGGACCGGGCTCTTCGGCTACTACGCTGGTGAGACGCTGCGGGCGGTACGCCGTGCGGACGGCTCGGTGAGCCATCTCGACCTGGCGTCCTTCGTGTTCACCCGGGAGCCCTACGATGCCGAGGCCCCGGTGCCCGGCGGGGTGGACCCGCAGGGCTGGCGGGGCATCGGCTGA